From the genome of Silurus meridionalis isolate SWU-2019-XX chromosome 20, ASM1480568v1, whole genome shotgun sequence, one region includes:
- the gpr55a gene encoding G-protein coupled receptor 55a: MAGCSDWVECLQFGFYIPILTAGFPLNMAALWQLFFRVRRWNESTVYLLNLVINDCLLLLALPFKLMAYHRSWKLGHFSCSLFESFVYVNMYGSILLSVCISVDRYVALQFPFRHLRSKRKAVCICAVVWSLLFGFSYPVYDFHRDNSNESYCFQNFSSNTWKKQWLIVCVECVFWSSTVIMVLCSVHVVKILHDLRKRNSNDAKLRNNKSVKIVLSNLVVFLLCFIPYHIAVLLYFYGKQNSISLDVINELRKFVHVSLCLSSFNCLADAICYYHILKENLQIAQQDARANTLTQHTHTHTAHTLETHYEEQKSTEQKCYTKHECVQNDRIYNDT; the protein is encoded by the coding sequence atgGCAGGCTGCAGTGACTGGGTGGAATGTCTCCAGTTTGGGTTCTACATTCCCATCCTCACTGCTGGTTTTCCTTTAAACATGGCTGCTCTGTGGCAGCTGTTCTTCCGCGTCCGTCGCTGGAACGAATCCACTGTTTACCTCCTGAACCTGGTGATTAATGACTGCCTGCTCCTGCTTGCTCTGCCCTTTAAGCTCATGGCTTACCACCGCTCCTGGAAACTGGGACACTTTTCCTGCTCACTGTTTGAAAGTTTTGTCTATGTCAACATGTACGGCAGCATCCTGCTAAGTGTGTGCATCTCTGTGGATCGTTATGTCGCTCTGCAATTCCCTTTCCGGCACCTGCGATCCAAACGGAAGGCTGTGTGCATCTGCGCAGTTGTGTGGAGTTTACTGTTTGGGTTTAGTTACCCGGTTTATGATTTTCACAGAGACAACAGTAATGAGTCCTACTGTTTCCAGAACTTTTCCAGTAACACATGGAAGAAACAGTggctcattgtgtgtgtggagtgtgtgttttggagcaGCACTGTCATCATGGTGCTCTGCTCGGTGCACGTCGTTAAAATCCTGCACGATTTACGCAAACGGAATTCGAATGATGCTAAACTGCGAAACAATAAGAGTGTAAAGATCGTGCTCAGCAACTTGGTGGTGTTCCTCTTGTGTTTCATTCCGTATCACATCGCTGTGCTTCTTTATTTCTATGGTAAACAGAACAGCATCAGTTTAGACGTCATCAATGAGCTGCGGAAATTTGTTCATGTCAGTCTTTGTCTCAGCAGCTTCAACTGTCTGGCTGATGCAATCTGTTATTATCACATACTGAAAGAAAACCTGCAGATCGCACAGCAAGATGCCAGAgccaacacactcacacagcacacacacactcacacagcacacacacttgAAACACACTACGAGGAGCAGAAAAGCACAGAACAAAAATGTTACACAAAACATGAATGTGTACAAAATGACAGGATTTACAATGACACatag